The proteins below come from a single uncultured Carboxylicivirga sp. genomic window:
- a CDS encoding SDR family oxidoreductase: MKLGVTGATGQLGQLVVEQLKKRVAPEDVVALVRTPEKASGLGVEARSFDYSQREGLEDSLKGIDYLLLISGSEVGQRATQHQNVIDAAKAAGVKWIVYTSLLNADSSTLTLAEEHLATEKSLKESGIEHTILRNGWYSENYTGSIPGSVEAGAFIGSAGEGKISSAARADYAEAAAVVITDDSLKGKIFELAGDNYYTLTDLAAEISKQTGKDIPYNNLPEAEYSKILKSIGIPEGFADAIASWDFSASKDDLYDNRRQLSKLIGRPTTPIAESVKQVLN, encoded by the coding sequence ATGAAATTAGGAGTAACAGGTGCAACAGGCCAATTAGGACAATTAGTAGTTGAACAATTGAAAAAAAGAGTAGCACCCGAGGATGTAGTAGCTTTAGTACGTACACCTGAAAAAGCAAGTGGTTTAGGAGTTGAAGCTCGATCTTTTGATTATTCACAACGCGAAGGGCTGGAGGATTCACTAAAAGGAATTGATTATTTACTATTAATTTCCGGCAGTGAAGTTGGTCAAAGAGCTACTCAACATCAAAATGTAATTGATGCTGCAAAAGCAGCTGGTGTTAAGTGGATTGTTTACACAAGTTTATTAAATGCCGATTCATCAACATTAACGTTGGCTGAAGAGCATTTGGCAACAGAAAAATCTTTGAAAGAGTCAGGTATTGAACATACAATATTACGTAATGGATGGTATTCTGAAAATTATACAGGATCAATCCCAGGATCGGTTGAAGCGGGTGCATTTATTGGAAGCGCCGGAGAGGGTAAAATTTCATCGGCTGCACGTGCTGATTACGCCGAAGCTGCAGCTGTAGTAATTACAGATGATAGCTTAAAAGGTAAAATATTTGAATTAGCTGGAGATAATTATTACACATTAACAGATTTAGCTGCTGAAATTTCAAAACAAACAGGAAAAGACATTCCTTACAATAATTTACCAGAGGCTGAATACTCTAAAATATTAAAAAGTATTGGTATTCCAGAGGGATTTGCTGATGCCATTGCAAGTTGGGATTTTAGCGCATCTAAAGATGATTTATACGACAATCGTCGTCAGTTATCAAAACTAATTGGTAGACCAACCACTCCAATTGCAGAATCGGTAAAACAAGTTTTAAACTAA